In Setaria italica strain Yugu1 chromosome I, Setaria_italica_v2.0, whole genome shotgun sequence, the genomic window GGTTGACCGGTGGGGCCTAGTTGATCGTTGATCGGTCAACGTTGACCGTTGACAAAGTCAACACTAACAGTTGTCCAGTCAACGCTGACGTCAGCTGACACGTGGTGCACTCCCGTGTTGCCAAGTGGCGCAACCAGGAGCTGACACGTGTCACCTTAATATAATATTTTctgaaattaattaaataaataaatagatcCTTTAacctttaaaaattcataactaattcgtttgaactctgaaaaatatatgaaaccagttgcattaaattcataaaatcGAGTCTGTTTTGTTTGTAGCTGGTTTGATGTTATTTGAATCTTCTAAATTCGtctttcttggagtttttgcctagatgtaatGTCGAATAATTTACTTTGCGATGTATCTCATTCTGTTCAAATCAAGCTACTGTTCAAACCAAGCTACGACCCGGAAGACCCTTGATATAGATCccatgcatgcttagttgctagcgctttatttatgatgcttggatgATGATTAAATGCATAGCTACatttttagccatgccttgGTAATTGTTTAACTTGTTATTCCTTGTTACCTACTTGTGGATGGGTATATGCCATGGTTTTGAGTTATGTGACTCCTTGACATGTTTTGGCAGGAGCGAGCCGCAGTTGGTACTAAGGAGTGCCTTGCCAAGAGAGAGCATTCTGAACTCTCTCTACCCCCTGTACCTGTGGTGGGTACCTTGTTTATTAGAGGAgtaggtggcgtacttgtacgttgTAGATGCTTTGGCACATACTTGTGGAGTTGAGTGCTCGCTCTCGATCCcctaaggaccgagtcagtttaccactAGTCACATCATCTATTTTCGTACATAACATTCACCTTGTTATGGGCGGGATTTGGTCCGAGACTAGggtggatagtgctcagccTATAGGCGGATTGGAAGATCAGTGTAAGAAATTCGAGGCGTTAGCCTGCTctgaccagactgcaccccGGCATGGGTAGGTTTCATAGCTTCGAGGTCCTCACTGGTGACAGCGTGCTCTACAGTTGAGGACggttccagactcgaggaaaTAGGAGAGTGCTATCCACCTACTAGGGCTCCGgttgttaggtggggtttggacggatcgctaccgttcaggctccatccgtACGGGTACAATTGTGCAACCTCTGCTGAgtgtataaagctatagctatagtctgtatccactggttatggacagtGTTGTTGGctaccgctacttctgactagactttgTTTACTCTTCTATCTCCCTTTTTTGTGATAGGCCGGCGTTTaccgttgagatgtgaggggaggaagctctcacatcgcctagtatGTTGGGTGCTGGATCCTTGGGTGAAAGATCCGGTGATTTGTGCCGACTTCCTTGatgtgaggtgttgacctcgaagatggtattgctttgctacttccttgattgctgctgctgctgcatatacCTCTGTAGCCATAAATAGGATTaaccatgcatatagtattttCCCCGTTTCCTTAGCTTGCtacttttgggagttgacatggcctacctgcttctcgggtagatggtggTTTTTCAGGTTTAGAGCCTGACTACGATTTCGACAACGACgaatgggaagactagggatggttCTTCGCACAAGTCGCCTTTGGAGTTGGTGTTCGCCATAGCTTATGTTTCCactgcgtagatgttttacctttcttgattcagtcatgatggacttgtaccggcatgtTCCGAAGAGATGTATTCGATATTTATGATATTTATGCTCTGTTGCTACTCTATATTTatgtgttggtatggatttatACTATCTAAGACAGGGATTCGCATGTTATAGCCTTTCTGGGACTATCACGAAGGTGCGTAGGATTCGCACGTTATAACTTTCCTAGGACTATCACGGAGGTGCGTAGGCTTAAATTCTCAGAAATGGGAATTTGGGTCATTTCACCTTCACTATTTTGCCATAGCTTGTTGAATTCTTTCAATATATATAGGGATGTAAAAGTAACTTATGCTAGAACCTGCAACTTGCCACCATTTTGTACCTACTTTATTTTTTCGTTTTGAATAACTTAGTTAACTTTTATATGTGATGTGTGGCGGACTTCAATTTTGTCCCGAAATTCTCAAAGCCTGCTATACAAGTTAAAAGTCCTAACTTGGTATACATGTTGAACCTTGTCTTGTTTGCTCCTTCAAGAGCTGCCACAAGTTGACCATGTTTCTGGTTAATATTTTTGTGCAATCACTGATGTTAGTTGTTTGTGTTTATTGACATAAATTGGAATGGGTGGAATGATTAAAATTGGCATATTTTGACATTGATGGTGTGTATGTTTGGAATTTGGATGTGGAGCGAGATGCAGTTGATTAGGTGGTTGGTGCAAGGCTTTTAATCTgtaatacatatatatatataattcgaTTAAATTAAAGGGATCTCCACCTCAACACTGGTTGtacttttttccttcttctgaTGTAACAGTTTGCTTgttgattaattagaaactatGACTTTGATTTGTTTCCGATTGAAGGAATCAAGCATTGCTTACTTTCAGGGTTATCTATCCACAACTTAGATCGAGACTATCACATGGAGATCACTAGTTTCTTTTTAAAATCTGCGAGGACTCCATTGCAGTGGCTTCCATAGTTCCACTCCCTAGCAGCCGAGCCAAACCGCAAAGAAAAATTCGAGTTATgctgaagggaaaaaaaaaagaattgagtATCGAGCCAGATCGTCAGAACTCTCTTCACAGAAAAGGGGGGGAAAAAAGATCATCAGAACTCTGCTGCTAACCGAACATGCCCACGACAGTGCAGAACCGGTGAAGAAAATATCTGACGAGGCTTCAGTTGAAATACAGCGACCCGCTGACGGATGCGCTGACGTCAGGACGGGTCTGGTGGAGTGGTGGTCATCCCACAGGTTTTCCAGTGCGACGCAATCGCCCCTGACCGCGTGGAGAGCAGCCGCACCGCCCATTCTCTTCTCTGCATCAATGGCGACGCCCCTGGCTGGAGTGACGGGAATCTCGCATCCCTGGCGTAGAAATTTTGTTTCAGGTTGGGTTCATCCGTGTCCAACGTCTCAGTCGCCGGGTGGACAAACAAAAAGCCTTGCAAGCACGGATGCGTGGTTGGCTGGAGTAAAGCATGGTGCGGAGAGCCGTGTAGCACAGGCGAGACTCGCGTGCACATCTCGTCGGTCGCGTTTCTTGCAAGTACCTCCCCATAGCTCGATATCCAACTCCAATCCTCCTCTCACCCAGAGTAACAGAAGAACAGGCCGTGTGCAAAGGGGCCGAGCTTAGCTTCTCATTTCCGGTTACACGTCGGTTTCTGTTGGGATTTTTTATACTGTTCCTGCCTGGAGAAATTGAAACCTTTATTTCCTCTTCGGCTGTTCCTTTTGCTCTTTTATGAACAGGGCAGGTTGGTCGTTTCAGATCTCCGTCCAGTACTAGAATATTGCCGTCGCGGCCAGCCATCGGACGAAACGCACGGGAGCCGAGCTCGCCTCATCCGGCACGCTTCCTTCCTCGTGCCGGCCACGGATGGTTCGAGGGGACACGGGCCCACATGCCATTCGCATCGAGCGGGTGTCTAATTAATGGTGGGCGATTTGCTCAGTAGGTCGGCTCTTCCTTTTGACGCCGAAAGGGACGACCTTCGCGGAACAACACAACACTGCCGTTTTCATAGGAGGCCCTCCAAAAAGACTGCGTAATCACATACGGAGACATGTGGATGATGGCGGTTGTTTGCTTGCTTGGCTGGGTCACTTTAGGTTCCCTACTTTCCGTCACCTAGGCTATGTTTAGTTatctcccaacttccaactttgatattatgcaaaaagaagattctccatcacatcaaacttgcggtacatgcatggagtactaaatatagatgaaattaaaaactaattgcacagttttattgtactttgcgagacgaatcttttgagcctaattagtcaatatttggacaataattcacaaatacaaacgaaacgctacagtgtgctacagtgctggcacagtaattttgcatcttccaatttggccaactaaacaaggcgcTAGCATGATGTTAGCCATGGTATACATAAAACCGTAAGCATTGCTCATGCTGGTTTtacataaaagaaaagaaaacataaaaTCACCCAATGAGTTGTTTTGTTCGATCAATTGTAGTTCTATTTAAGTTTTAAAACCTTTCAACTCTGTCAAATTTTGAGCTAATAATAAAAGTTTAGTCGTAAAAAGGATGCCAAGTTCTTTATGAGGCTTACTATTGGCGCAACATACAATAAAAGATAAAAACCCACAGTATAAAAAACAATGATTTATAGCTCATTAACTCCAATTATGAACTTGGACAACATATCAAATTGATAATTTTGCAGAATATGAAAGTGTGTGAAACTGAGCATAGTATCTACCTTATAAATATGTCGATCCGAATATATATAGACCAATTCTAAATCACAAGATGACAAGAACTAGTCTTGATGAAACATTATAACGACAAATACAACAAGAAAGTGACATAAAAAAGGAACATTATGTGTAGCATATATATGATATTAGAAGTCAACAAAAACACACCCCACATAGTAAAAGCAAGCACAAAAGAGGGGTGGGGTGCACACAACACAAAACACAAGGAAATTCTATTGTCATAAATTTAACATATTTTTGTCCAAGAAATATCAAGCAGATGATAGCAAAACTCGTTTTCCTTTATACTTTAATCAGCATGTTAAGTTTTGTTATAGATTGACAACACTAAGAGTGTACTGTGAGATTCATTATAAAGTACTTTTATAATAAagaattctttctttttttcagaaaaCCAGTAGAAGTGCTTCTCATTCATTTAAGAAGGAAAGCCAGCAGAATTTTACAGTTTGTATTGCATAGTTTATATATAATTCTTTCtatctaaaatattttattgtaTATAATCACTAATCGAAACCTACATATTTTATTTACATTTGAGGAAGTATACACAAAACAAGTCATAGGATTTTACCAAAAGAAATATCTTTGGATCATAGCTCATATTATCACCCTAAACGAGGGCTTAAGTGAAAAGACACGCACCACCTAGAACTCTAAGCCGAAAAAATATCTAAACAACTCCCTATATAGCTAGCTAGTGGGTAGTGTGGAGAACCAAGAAACCCGAAGCAACCAATCCAAACGAGAAAGGAATCCCCAATGGCTCatcgcgtcctcctcctcgtcctctccctcgcggcggcggccgcggtcgtcgccgccgctgtcgaCGCCGAGGACCCCCTGATCCGTCAGGTGGtgcccggcggcgacgacaaCGACCTGGAGCTGAACGCGGAGTCCCACTTCCTGAACTTCGTGCAGCGGTTTGGCAAGTCCTACAAGGACGCCGACGAGCACGCGTACCGGCTGTCCGTGTTCAAGGCCAAcctgcgccgcgcgcgccgccaccaGCTGCTGGACCCGTCGGCGGAGCACGGCATCACCAAGTTCTCCGACCTCACCCCGGCCGAGTTCCGCCGGACCTACCTCGGCCTCCGCAAGTCCCGGCGCGCGCTCCTCAGGGAGCTCGGGGACTCGGCGCACGAGGCGCCCGTGCTCCCCACTGACGGCCTTCCCGAGGACTTCGACTGGAGGGACCACGGCGCCGTCGGCCCCGTCAAGAACCAGGTCGGTTTCCCCCCCGAATCCGTTGGGGCCGATCGGAGCCGTATTTTTTTTTCGATCGATTTCGACTTGCCCTTCGCGTCTACGCGATTTGTTGAATTTTTGTTGGGTTGATGTCTAGGGTTCGTGCGGGTCGTGCTGGTCGTTCAGCGCGTCGGGAGCGCTGGAGGGGGCGCACTACCTCGCCACCGGCAAGCTGGAGGTGCTCTCCGAGCAGCAATTCGTCGACTGCGACCATGAGGTGAGGACGCAGGCTACCTTTTCCTTCTTCCCTTACGTAATTTCACAATTTTCCTACTATTATtgtctctcttctttttttttgtgattcGTCCATAGTTTGCTTCCGGCCTTTAGCCCATGTTTTGTCAGCTGGTGTAGTGTCCTTTTCCTGTTTTTATTCCTATCTGATTGGGCAGCGGCACACATATCTTGGAGCGGGGGAAAGGGGGGACTTGGGAGGACAACTTAGTTGATGAGAAAATATAAACGTGAAATTTGCTGATAAAAGAGTGGTGCGAGATTGAGATGTCACTCCTTTAGAGTTGAACTGAAAGTGTTTTGGGTAGTTGTCAAAGATAGTTTAGAGAGCCAAAGTTGTTGGCTTAGTTGAGTTGGTGGATAATAAGAAGATACAAAATGTTAGGTAGAGTGTATGTGTTTACTGATCGTCAGGTGGGCTTGACCTTGGAGCGGGTAGCATTTTGTCTATGTGTTCTTGAGTCTCTATGGATCAATACAGATTGCCTAGAGTGACTGCTCAGATTAGATACCTGGATACTAAATCCTTTTGGTCATCTCGAGTGAGCTCAGAAGACTGATGAGCTTGGGAAACCATGTTTTATTTGACCTGATAATATGCTTACTGAAGAATTCACTAAATGATGATCAAGGAAAATTTTGGGCTTAAGTTTACCCAAAGCATAGCCGGAGATATCGCAAATCCTAATGTTCTGTCATTTCATGTCTCATGTGTCAGCCACTCTTCATTGTCAAGTTTATTCTTAATTTGGTAGCTTATACTGAGTATGCCCATGTGAATTTTCATTTGGCAAGATGCCTTATACCGAGTATTCCCATGTGAATTTTCATTTGGCAAGATGCCTGCGCTACACTTTGATACACAATAATGGTTTTGCTATGTTCACTAGTGATGAATTGTATAGCTAAAGTTGTGAGCTGTTTCttgtactccttccgtcccaaattactattcgttttggcttttctagatacatcacttttgatatgtatctagacataagtatatatgtaggtgcatagcaaaagtgatgtatttagaaaatccaaaacgaatagtaatttgggacggagggagtatgtttgtAGAGTTTTCACGGTAGAATCTGTATAATGCTGTCTTAAATTTGCTGCTCTCTGTGGATTCATCAATCCTCAACCTGCTATCCCCCATTCCTGTTGTAAATCCTGCAGTGTGATTCATCAATTTTTCTACTCAGTATCCTCTCCATTCCTTTTTGTAAATTCTGCAGTGTGATCCATCAGAGCCTGATTCATGTGATTCGGGATGCAATGGTGGGCTGATGACCACAGCCTTCAGTTATCTCCAGAAAGCTGGTGGCCTTGAGAGTGAGAAGGATTATCCTTACACTGGGAGTAATGGCAAATGCAAATTCGACAAGTCGAAGATTGTTGCTTCTGTTCAAAACTTCAGTGTTGTCTCTGTGGATGAAGACCAAATTGCTGCCAACCTTATCAAACATGGTCCACTGGCAAGTAAGTACATGGATTTCTCACGTTAATAGGTCTTGTATCTAAATACATAGAATCATCAGTAGCGAACAATGAAATTACTGATGCTTATCCTCTGTTCCATGCAGTTGGTATCAATGCTGCGTACATGCAGACATACATCGGTGGTGTGTCATGCCCATACATCTGTGGCAGGCACCTTGACCACGGTGTTCTCCTTGTTGGCTATGGTGCGGCGGGTTTTGCCCCCATCCGCCTGAAGGAGAAGCCCTACTGGATCATCAAGAACTCTTGGGGTGAGAACTGGGGTGAGAATGGATACTACAAGATCTGCAGGGGCTCCAACGTCCGCAACAAGTGCGGTGTCGACTCCATGGTCTCCACGGTGTCCGCCATCCACGCCTCTAAGGAGGAGTAGGCTGATCTGTAGTCCTCCCTCACGTTTTCATAATGGTAGAACTACAATACCTGCTAATATTTATGCTCCCATCTGTGTGCTGTTATATATAAGGCAGCAAAGATGTGAAGCTGCAATGGGTTGCTTGCTGAAAGGTTTGTGTTTGGTATGAGATGCATGCTACAAGCTATTTGGATGTAGCAAAGTTATCACCAGATCTGTATACGCTTTTTAATCTGCAGAACTTTTGAATAGTGTGTACATAAATATATGGTGTGCTCCCATCTAAATCGTGTTATATTTGGTGTGCATATGGGTTTGATTTGTAGCTTTGCTCAACCGCATTGGGAGATTCACGACCCAAACTGCCAAGCTGCACCTGCGTGTTATCAAGTGAGATCTTAGAAAGGAAAGGCGTAATCGAAGAATTTGATGAACCAGAGCTGTACCAGCTGGTAAAGGTTAGTCGCCAGTCCATTAGAGGACCATGTGTGATTGTAGGGTGCTTATAAGAGAACCTATGTTTTATGAGAATTCATGTTCATATTCATCTAGGAAAACAAATACGAAAGTGATTTTGATCTCTGTTCGATTCATATTTGTTCCCTTCGTAAACCTaaattagtactccctccgtttttaaatATACGATGTTTAGGATAAgcaaattagtttatttttatttattttttttacccgcaaagaatattttatttttgaactaACTAGCTGTGCCGAGGAATTGGGTCGGGTCTACACACTCGAGTTGTTTCAGGACCTAGCCAAAAAAAGACTCGGCCTGTTCTCTCTCCACCACGAAGCGAACTCTTCTCTGATCCAGCCCCAAAAGGCCCACTACACATCGAGTTGTTCAGGGCCTATATAGCCGATAAAACTCGGCATGTTATCAACGAAGCGAACTCTTCTCTGATCCAGCCTAAAAAGGCCCACAGTTCCTCGAggctctctgtttttttttttttttttttggggggggggtgATGTTGAAACTTCGAAGCATCATATCCATATATATTCACA contains:
- the LOC101778290 gene encoding cysteine proteinase 1, whose protein sequence is MAHRVLLLVLSLAAAAAVVAAAVDAEDPLIRQVVPGGDDNDLELNAESHFLNFVQRFGKSYKDADEHAYRLSVFKANLRRARRHQLLDPSAEHGITKFSDLTPAEFRRTYLGLRKSRRALLRELGDSAHEAPVLPTDGLPEDFDWRDHGAVGPVKNQGSCGSCWSFSASGALEGAHYLATGKLEVLSEQQFVDCDHECDPSEPDSCDSGCNGGLMTTAFSYLQKAGGLESEKDYPYTGSNGKCKFDKSKIVASVQNFSVVSVDEDQIAANLIKHGPLAIGINAAYMQTYIGGVSCPYICGRHLDHGVLLVGYGAAGFAPIRLKEKPYWIIKNSWGENWGENGYYKICRGSNVRNKCGVDSMVSTVSAIHASKEE